Proteins encoded in a region of the Burkholderia ubonensis subsp. mesacidophila genome:
- a CDS encoding tetratricopeptide repeat protein yields the protein MNDIHDTLQAALAHHQAGRLAEAKALYDAILTAQPGQPDALHFLGLLACQLKQYDAGLALMQQSLVERPDASYFNNLGNMLRECGRLDDAIAHYRRAVALRPDYPEAHNNLGNALRDARDPAAAMTSCARAIELRPGYAEAYNNLGNALQDLGEHDAAAASYGKAVAHHPQYAEAYSNLGNVLRAQDKLDAAADAYRRALALQPGLRVAHQGLSATLIAAGDPHGAVEHARAGLDPHDADAHYVLGKLLRGMNDFDNAGKLFEQAVAIDPAHAPAWARLGELRGQQGEHEQSVQLCRRAIELDPELADAYNFLGLAYHNLDRMAAAELSHRHAIDLNPDDADAHHNLAAALFRLDKLDDAMKHSEIARELGVDPVKIQLTLGDIRWAKRDFAGAVDAFRAAIDHDPYRAYARLMFNMSSSPAFTPDEWVAEARRYGAYLARDAVPFEHDRAARVAQAQGRPLRVGFVSGDLRQHPVGIFLESVLARLDRSRIEPHAYVTFVVEDDVTARLKPGFASWTKLTCMSREQAAQMIHDDGIDILIDMAGHTNWSGVPIFGHKPAPVQASWLGFFATTGCGAIDYFIGDAHTLPADEAHHFVEKPWRLPDSYLCFTPPPYDVAVGPLPMATNGGVTFGCFGKLTKVSDDVVALWSRILHALPDARLMLKAFEFGTGDLNQATLERFARHGIGADRLILEGGSPRAEYFGAYNRIDIALSPFPYPGGTTTAEALWMGVPVIGMKGGRFVTHICESLLHAAGMGDWIADDEAAYLAKAVAFARDRDRLATLRATLRERTLASPLCDATRFARNLENALHGMWNVYATGDASTGDAR from the coding sequence ATGAACGATATCCACGACACGCTGCAGGCGGCGCTCGCGCACCATCAGGCGGGGCGTCTCGCCGAAGCGAAGGCGCTGTACGACGCGATCCTCACCGCACAGCCGGGCCAGCCGGACGCGCTGCATTTCCTCGGGCTGCTCGCATGCCAGCTCAAGCAGTACGACGCGGGGCTCGCGCTGATGCAGCAATCGCTCGTCGAGCGGCCGGACGCGTCGTACTTCAACAACCTCGGCAACATGCTGCGCGAATGCGGGCGGCTCGACGACGCGATCGCCCACTATCGCCGCGCGGTGGCGCTGCGGCCGGACTATCCGGAAGCGCACAACAACCTCGGCAACGCGCTGCGCGATGCGCGCGACCCGGCGGCCGCGATGACGAGCTGCGCGCGCGCGATCGAGCTGCGTCCCGGCTATGCGGAGGCGTACAACAACCTCGGCAACGCGCTGCAGGACCTGGGCGAGCACGATGCGGCGGCCGCGAGCTACGGCAAGGCGGTCGCGCATCACCCGCAGTACGCGGAGGCGTACAGCAATCTCGGCAACGTGCTGCGCGCGCAGGACAAGCTCGATGCGGCGGCCGACGCCTATCGCCGCGCGCTCGCGTTGCAGCCCGGGCTCCGCGTCGCGCACCAGGGGCTGAGCGCGACGCTGATCGCAGCCGGCGATCCGCACGGCGCGGTCGAGCATGCGCGTGCGGGGCTCGATCCGCACGACGCGGACGCGCACTACGTGCTCGGCAAATTGCTGCGCGGCATGAACGATTTCGACAACGCGGGCAAACTGTTCGAGCAGGCGGTCGCGATCGACCCGGCGCATGCGCCGGCGTGGGCCCGGCTCGGCGAACTGCGCGGCCAGCAGGGCGAACACGAGCAGTCGGTGCAGCTGTGCCGGCGCGCGATCGAGCTCGATCCCGAGCTGGCCGACGCGTACAACTTCCTCGGCCTCGCGTATCACAACCTCGACCGGATGGCCGCCGCGGAGCTGAGCCACCGGCACGCGATCGACCTGAACCCCGACGATGCCGACGCGCATCACAACCTCGCCGCCGCGCTGTTCCGGCTCGACAAGCTCGACGACGCGATGAAGCATTCCGAGATCGCTCGGGAACTCGGCGTCGATCCCGTGAAGATCCAGCTGACGCTCGGCGACATCCGGTGGGCGAAACGCGATTTTGCCGGCGCGGTGGACGCGTTCCGCGCGGCAATCGACCATGACCCGTATCGCGCGTACGCGCGGCTGATGTTCAACATGTCGAGCTCGCCTGCGTTCACGCCCGACGAGTGGGTCGCGGAAGCGCGCCGCTACGGTGCGTATCTCGCGCGCGACGCGGTCCCGTTCGAGCACGACCGCGCAGCGCGCGTCGCGCAGGCGCAAGGGCGGCCGCTGCGCGTCGGCTTCGTGTCGGGCGACCTGCGCCAGCACCCGGTCGGCATCTTCCTGGAAAGCGTGCTTGCGCGGCTTGACCGGTCGCGCATCGAGCCGCATGCGTACGTGACCTTCGTCGTCGAGGACGACGTGACGGCGCGCCTCAAGCCCGGCTTCGCGAGCTGGACGAAGCTCACCTGCATGAGCCGCGAGCAGGCCGCGCAGATGATCCACGACGACGGCATCGACATCCTGATCGACATGGCCGGCCACACCAACTGGAGCGGCGTGCCGATCTTCGGGCACAAGCCCGCGCCGGTGCAGGCGAGCTGGCTCGGTTTCTTCGCGACGACTGGCTGCGGCGCGATCGACTATTTCATCGGCGATGCGCATACGTTGCCGGCCGACGAGGCGCACCACTTCGTCGAGAAGCCGTGGCGGCTGCCGGACAGCTACCTGTGCTTCACGCCGCCGCCGTATGACGTCGCGGTCGGCCCGCTGCCGATGGCCACCAACGGCGGCGTCACGTTCGGCTGCTTCGGCAAGCTGACCAAGGTCAGCGACGACGTCGTCGCGCTGTGGTCGCGCATCCTGCATGCGCTGCCGGACGCGCGCCTGATGCTGAAGGCGTTCGAGTTCGGCACCGGCGACCTGAACCAGGCGACGCTCGAGCGCTTCGCCCGGCATGGCATCGGCGCGGACCGGCTGATCCTCGAGGGCGGCTCGCCGCGCGCGGAATACTTCGGCGCGTACAACCGCATCGACATCGCGCTCAGCCCGTTCCCGTACCCGGGCGGCACGACCACCGCCGAAGCGCTGTGGATGGGCGTGCCGGTGATCGGGATGAAGGGCGGCCGGTTCGTCACGCACATCTGCGAAAGCCTGCTGCACGCGGCGGGCATGGGCGACTGGATCGCGGACGACGAAGCGGCGTACCTCGCGAAGGCGGTCGCGTTCGCGCGCGACCGCGACCGGCTGGCGACGTTGCGGGCGACCCTGCGCGAGCGCACGCTGGCGTCGCCGCTGTGCGATGCGACGCGCTTTGCGCGCAACCTCGAGAATGCGCTGCACGGCATGTGGAACGTCTACGCGACGGGTGATGCATCCACCGGGGACGCGCGATGA
- a CDS encoding tetratricopeptide repeat protein — MSEIARQLDAALAHHQAGRLADAHVLYEAIRRSEPDQPDATHFLGLLACQIGQFPAGIALMERSIALRADPVYLNNFGNMLRAHGRLDDAIAAYRRAVALKPDYAEAHSNLGNALRDAGDPDAAMLSCAQALALRPDYAQAFNNLGNALRDKDELDAAARAYDKAIALEPAYADAHYNRGNVFRAQGRLDDAVRCYRRAVELQPDLYLAHHSLGSLLFERDELEPAIESLTRASQGGSADALFGLAAAFDRAGDLDGAAASLRRAIASAPERAELHHNLAQVLVRQGKRPEALECCRIALALPGQTAHMHAVSAEILCTLWHFEAGLASYDRALELDPSYAGAHSGRLFYQASIERCPPAQLVDHAMQFGARMAERASPRRHAPRAAGGRTLRVGFVSGDLRSHPVTVFLLGVAAALDPSKVVLAAYATQSREDATTAALKRHCAIWRDITALDDEAAADLIARDGIDILIDLSGHTSLNRLPLFAWKPAPVQATWLGYFATTGIAEIDYIIGDRHVLPAGEETHFVERPWRLPDSYLCFTPPQQQLAVAPLPAAGNGIVTFGSLNNANKLGDAVIALWARVLHAVPGSRLLLKSPQLDEEALRVSLAARFAAHGIAAERLPMRGGSARLAHLSAFNDIDIALDPFPYPGGTTSLEGLWMGVPLVTRRGERFLSHIGESIMHTLDMPEWIAQDDDDYVAKAAAFASDLPRLAAVRAGLRERLLRSPLCDAARFARHLETAFAQMVDAAVEQAGRE; from the coding sequence ATGAGCGAAATCGCCCGGCAACTGGACGCGGCGCTCGCGCATCATCAGGCCGGCCGCCTGGCCGACGCGCACGTGTTGTACGAAGCGATTCGCCGCAGCGAGCCCGACCAGCCCGACGCGACGCATTTCCTCGGCCTGCTTGCCTGCCAGATCGGCCAGTTTCCCGCCGGCATCGCATTGATGGAGCGGTCGATCGCGCTGCGCGCCGACCCGGTCTACCTGAACAATTTCGGCAACATGTTGCGCGCGCACGGCCGGCTCGACGACGCAATCGCGGCCTACCGGCGCGCGGTCGCGCTGAAGCCCGACTACGCGGAGGCGCACAGCAACCTCGGCAATGCGCTGCGCGACGCGGGCGATCCGGACGCCGCGATGCTGAGCTGCGCGCAGGCGCTCGCGTTGCGCCCCGATTACGCGCAGGCGTTCAACAACCTCGGCAACGCGCTGCGCGACAAGGACGAGCTCGACGCCGCCGCGCGCGCCTACGACAAGGCAATCGCGCTCGAGCCCGCCTACGCGGACGCGCACTACAACCGCGGCAACGTGTTTCGCGCGCAGGGCCGGCTCGACGACGCGGTGCGCTGCTACCGGCGCGCGGTCGAACTGCAGCCGGACCTGTACCTGGCGCATCACAGCCTCGGGAGCCTGCTGTTCGAGCGCGACGAGCTCGAGCCCGCGATCGAGAGCCTGACGCGCGCGTCGCAGGGCGGCAGCGCCGACGCCCTTTTCGGCCTGGCCGCCGCCTTCGACCGCGCGGGCGATCTCGACGGCGCCGCGGCGAGCCTGCGGCGCGCGATCGCCTCGGCGCCCGAGCGTGCCGAGCTTCATCACAATCTGGCGCAGGTGCTGGTGCGGCAGGGCAAGCGGCCGGAGGCGCTCGAATGCTGCCGGATCGCGCTCGCGCTGCCGGGCCAGACCGCGCACATGCACGCGGTGTCCGCGGAAATTCTCTGCACGCTGTGGCACTTCGAGGCCGGGCTCGCGAGCTACGATCGCGCGCTCGAGCTCGATCCGTCCTATGCCGGCGCGCACTCGGGCCGCCTGTTCTACCAGGCCAGCATCGAGCGCTGCCCGCCCGCGCAACTGGTCGACCATGCGATGCAATTCGGCGCGCGGATGGCGGAACGGGCGTCGCCGCGGCGGCACGCGCCGCGCGCGGCCGGCGGGCGGACGCTGCGCGTCGGCTTCGTGTCCGGCGACCTGCGCTCGCATCCGGTCACGGTGTTCCTGCTGGGCGTGGCGGCGGCGCTGGATCCGTCGAAGGTCGTGCTCGCCGCGTACGCGACACAGTCGCGCGAGGACGCCACGACGGCCGCGCTGAAGCGGCACTGCGCGATCTGGCGCGACATCACCGCGCTCGACGACGAGGCCGCGGCGGACCTGATCGCGCGCGACGGCATCGACATCCTGATCGACCTGAGTGGCCACACGTCGCTGAACCGCCTGCCGCTGTTCGCGTGGAAGCCCGCGCCGGTGCAGGCGACCTGGCTCGGCTATTTCGCGACGACCGGCATCGCCGAGATCGACTACATCATCGGCGACCGTCACGTGCTGCCGGCCGGCGAGGAGACGCACTTCGTCGAGCGGCCGTGGCGGCTGCCGGACAGCTATCTGTGCTTCACGCCGCCGCAGCAGCAGCTTGCCGTCGCACCGCTGCCGGCCGCCGGCAACGGGATCGTGACGTTCGGCAGCCTCAACAACGCGAACAAGCTCGGCGACGCGGTGATCGCGCTGTGGGCCCGCGTGCTGCATGCGGTGCCGGGGTCGCGCCTGCTGCTCAAATCGCCGCAGCTCGACGAAGAGGCGCTGCGCGTGAGCCTGGCCGCACGGTTCGCCGCGCACGGCATCGCCGCGGAGCGCCTGCCGATGCGCGGCGGCTCGGCGCGGCTCGCGCACCTGAGCGCGTTCAACGACATCGATATCGCGCTCGACCCGTTCCCGTATCCGGGCGGCACGACGAGCCTGGAAGGACTGTGGATGGGCGTGCCGCTGGTCACGCGGCGCGGCGAGCGGTTCCTGTCGCACATCGGCGAGAGCATCATGCATACGCTCGACATGCCGGAATGGATTGCGCAGGACGACGACGACTATGTCGCGAAGGCGGCCGCGTTCGCGAGCGACCTGCCGCGGCTCGCGGCGGTGCGCGCGGGGCTGCGCGAGCGCCTGCTGCGCTCGCCGCTGTGCGATGCGGCGCGCTTTGCGCGTCATCTGGAAACGGCGTTTGCGCAGATGGTCGACGCGGCCGTTGAGCAGGCGGGGCGGGAGTAG
- a CDS encoding flagellar protein FliT, protein MTTDTLSRALDLTRAMQSATDARDWVRVATLADERSPLLMGLSSDQTPDALDLLRQIMAIDASITEQAHADRNRLSVEFAQSRDRIKAASLYQTTGML, encoded by the coding sequence ATGACGACCGACACCCTGTCCCGCGCCCTCGACCTGACCCGCGCCATGCAGTCGGCGACCGACGCGCGCGACTGGGTTCGCGTCGCCACCCTCGCCGACGAGCGCTCGCCGCTGCTGATGGGCCTGTCCAGTGACCAGACGCCGGACGCGCTGGACCTGCTCAGGCAGATCATGGCGATCGACGCGTCGATCACGGAGCAGGCCCATGCGGACCGGAACCGTCTGAGCGTGGAATTTGCGCAGTCCCGCGACCGGATCAAGGCCGCGAGCCTGTACCAGACGACCGGCATGCTGTGA
- the fliD gene encoding flagellar filament capping protein FliD, protein MTTTTPVSSADISSILAQAGQSLISGSTNSTLDVNSLVSTLVQSKTAGQAAILNGKLTADNTQLTAIGQLKSALSAIQTAITGLSNGSTLSSLAATASGTGITTTIKSGAGAVAGSYQVNVSQFATANKLTSAGVTSSDTISAGSLSITYGSNPAFNVNVSAGAALSDIATSINSASGNSGVTASVVTGSDGQHLVLQSNQTGAANTIAITGTGVNSKLTSGYGTTTPAADAKLTIDGTPVTSASNSVSGALTGVTLTLAPGTLALNTPQTITLSQDTSAMTTAVNNFATAYSNFVTTAKQLSSYDPTTSNAGPLLGDSMLTSIQNTLATALSSGVTTGGKTYSLASIGINLNADGSLKVDTAALTTALTSNSSAVSSIFNTTNGIGQTLNSLITGYTQTNGLIDQRTKAINADVANLTSQQTRLSTYASQLTNQYNAQFTALNTLMATMANNTKYLTQLFGGQNSAGALANNK, encoded by the coding sequence ATGACCACCACCACCCCCGTCAGCAGCGCGGATATCAGCAGCATCCTGGCCCAGGCCGGGCAATCGCTCATCAGTGGCTCGACCAATTCGACGCTCGACGTCAATTCGCTCGTGTCGACGCTGGTTCAGTCGAAGACGGCAGGACAGGCGGCCATCCTCAATGGCAAGCTGACCGCCGACAACACCCAACTGACTGCGATCGGCCAGCTGAAGTCCGCCCTGTCCGCGATTCAAACCGCGATCACCGGCCTGTCGAACGGCAGCACGCTCAGCAGCCTCGCAGCGACGGCGAGCGGCACCGGCATCACGACGACGATCAAGAGCGGCGCCGGCGCCGTGGCGGGCTCGTACCAGGTCAACGTCTCGCAGTTCGCGACCGCCAACAAGCTGACGTCGGCCGGCGTCACGTCGTCGGATACGATCTCGGCCGGCTCGCTGAGCATCACGTACGGCAGCAACCCCGCGTTCAACGTCAACGTGTCGGCCGGCGCGGCGCTGTCCGACATCGCCACGTCGATCAACTCCGCATCGGGCAATTCCGGCGTCACCGCGTCGGTCGTCACGGGCTCGGACGGCCAGCACCTCGTGCTGCAATCGAACCAGACCGGCGCAGCCAATACCATCGCGATCACGGGCACGGGCGTCAATTCGAAACTGACGTCGGGCTACGGGACGACCACGCCGGCCGCCGACGCGAAGCTGACGATCGACGGCACGCCGGTCACGAGCGCGTCGAACAGCGTATCGGGCGCGCTGACGGGCGTCACGCTGACCCTGGCGCCGGGCACGCTCGCGCTCAACACGCCGCAGACGATCACGCTGTCGCAGGACACGTCCGCGATGACGACCGCGGTCAACAATTTCGCGACCGCGTACAGCAACTTCGTGACCACCGCGAAACAGCTGTCGTCCTACGATCCGACGACGTCGAACGCCGGCCCGCTGCTCGGCGACTCGATGCTGACCTCGATCCAGAACACGCTCGCGACGGCGCTCAGCAGCGGCGTCACGACGGGCGGCAAGACCTATTCGCTCGCCTCCATCGGCATCAACCTGAACGCCGACGGTTCGTTGAAGGTCGACACCGCCGCCCTGACCACTGCCCTCACGTCGAACAGCTCGGCGGTGTCGTCGATCTTCAACACGACCAACGGCATCGGCCAGACGCTCAATTCGCTGATCACCGGCTACACGCAGACGAACGGCCTGATCGACCAGCGCACCAAGGCGATCAACGCGGACGTGGCGAACCTGACGAGTCAGCAGACCCGGCTGTCGACCTACGCGTCCCAGCTGACGAATCAGTACAATGCGCAGTTCACCGCGCTGAACACGCTGATGGCGACGATGGCGAACAACACGAAGTACCTGACCCAGCTGTTCGGCGGCCAGAACAGCGCCGGCGCGCTCGCCAACAACAAGTAA
- a CDS encoding flagellin domain-containing protein has translation MLNINTNILSLSTQTNLSGTQNALSQAINRLSSGKRINTAADDAAGLAISTSQTAAINALTQGVANANNGISMIQTANGALQSTIDNLQRIRVLAQQSGDGSLDSGARANLQAEVTTRLGEIDRVSTQTTFNSQTILSAAGNVTFQIGAAANQTVAVNFGATVWNSSGMNVNTLSVSDQTAAQSALTSIDAALKQVNTFQAQLGAAQNTFSAAISTTQTQATNMSAARSQITDADFATETANLSKAQVLQQAGISVLAQANSMPQQVLKLLG, from the coding sequence ATGCTGAACATCAACACCAACATCCTGTCGCTGTCGACGCAGACGAACCTGTCGGGCACGCAAAACGCGCTGTCGCAGGCAATCAACCGCCTGTCGTCGGGCAAGCGCATCAACACCGCAGCTGACGACGCGGCAGGCCTCGCGATCTCGACGTCGCAAACGGCAGCGATCAACGCGCTGACGCAAGGCGTGGCAAACGCGAACAACGGCATCTCGATGATCCAGACCGCCAACGGCGCGCTGCAATCGACGATCGACAACCTGCAGCGTATCCGCGTGCTGGCACAACAATCCGGCGACGGCTCGCTGGATTCGGGCGCCCGCGCAAACCTGCAGGCTGAAGTGACGACGCGTCTCGGCGAAATCGACCGTGTCTCGACGCAAACGACGTTCAACAGCCAGACCATCCTGAGCGCTGCCGGCAACGTCACGTTCCAGATCGGCGCGGCAGCGAACCAGACCGTCGCCGTCAACTTCGGCGCAACGGTGTGGAACAGCTCGGGCATGAACGTCAACACCCTGAGCGTCAGCGACCAGACGGCAGCACAGTCGGCACTCACGTCGATCGACGCGGCACTGAAGCAAGTCAACACGTTCCAGGCACAGCTGGGTGCAGCACAGAACACGTTCTCGGCTGCCATCTCGACGACGCAAACCCAGGCAACCAACATGAGCGCTGCTCGCTCGCAGATCACCGACGCGGACTTCGCGACGGAAACGGCGAACCTGAGCAAGGCGCAAGTGCTGCAGCAAGCAGGCATCTCGGTTCTGGCGCAAGCGAACTCGATGCCGCAGCAAGTCCTGAAGCTCCTCGGCTAA
- the rpsU gene encoding 30S ribosomal protein S21, translated as MTTILLKENEPFEVAIRRFRRAIEKNGLIAELRERQSYEKPTAVRKRKKAAAVKRLHKRLRSQMLPKKLH; from the coding sequence ATGACGACGATTCTTCTGAAAGAAAACGAGCCGTTCGAAGTGGCGATTCGCCGCTTTCGCCGCGCTATCGAAAAAAATGGCCTGATCGCTGAACTGCGCGAGCGCCAGTCCTACGAAAAGCCGACCGCAGTCCGCAAGCGCAAGAAGGCAGCTGCCGTCAAGCGCCTGCACAAGCGCCTGCGCAGCCAGATGCTGCCGAAGAAGCTCCACTAA
- a CDS encoding DNA-3-methyladenine glycosylase I produces MSQRCNWVKTEADAHYHDTEWGVPSHDDRHLFEMLILEGAQAGLSWSTILNKRAGYRAAFADFDVDAVARFTPQRIEKLLQDPGIVRNRAKVQAAVANAQAVQRIREEHGSLAKFLWSFVDHAPIQNAWQSYRDAPASTERSDALSKALKAYGCKFVGSTICYALMQATGMVNDHEVGCPCHAQCAALGGKRPTRRRAGG; encoded by the coding sequence ATGTCGCAGCGGTGCAACTGGGTAAAAACGGAAGCGGACGCTCACTATCACGATACCGAATGGGGCGTGCCGTCGCACGACGACCGGCACCTGTTCGAGATGCTGATCCTCGAAGGCGCGCAGGCGGGACTGTCATGGTCGACGATCCTGAACAAGCGCGCGGGCTACCGCGCGGCGTTCGCCGATTTCGACGTCGACGCCGTCGCGCGCTTCACGCCGCAACGCATCGAGAAGCTGCTGCAGGACCCGGGCATCGTGCGCAACCGCGCGAAGGTTCAGGCCGCGGTCGCGAACGCACAGGCCGTGCAGCGGATTCGCGAAGAACACGGCTCGCTCGCCAAATTCCTGTGGTCCTTCGTCGATCACGCACCGATCCAGAACGCGTGGCAGTCGTATCGCGACGCGCCCGCGTCGACCGAGCGCTCCGACGCGCTCAGCAAGGCGCTGAAGGCTTACGGCTGCAAGTTCGTCGGCTCGACGATCTGCTACGCGCTGATGCAGGCGACCGGCATGGTCAACGATCATGAGGTCGGCTGCCCGTGTCACGCGCAGTGCGCGGCGCTGGGCGGCAAGCGGCCGACACGCAGGCGCGCGGGCGGATAA
- a CDS encoding BadF/BadG/BcrA/BcrD ATPase family protein, with amino-acid sequence MTDFLFAIGIDGGGTGTRAVLADRQGRELAQGRGGPSGLGLGIERAWASIGTACAEAFTQAGFALDWSRCVLGCGLAGVNNASWLAAFRAQAPLAALVVESDAYTTVVGAHGGAPGLIVALGTGSIAAALDPAGACRIAGGFGFPSGDEASGAWLGLRALAYVQQALDGRVPRDALADALLAEIGAADRDTLVEWSCDANQTAYARLAPIVFAHRAHPYAAALIAQAGGEIGKMIDALDPQRALPVALCGGLADALAPAVPARHAGRLRAPLEDSAHGALRLALAAAQGG; translated from the coding sequence ATGACGGATTTTCTTTTCGCGATCGGCATCGACGGCGGCGGCACCGGCACCCGCGCGGTGCTGGCGGATCGGCAGGGCCGCGAGCTCGCACAGGGGCGCGGCGGCCCGTCGGGGCTCGGTCTCGGCATCGAGCGTGCGTGGGCGTCGATCGGCACCGCGTGCGCGGAAGCGTTCACGCAAGCGGGGTTCGCGCTCGACTGGTCGCGCTGCGTGCTCGGCTGCGGGCTGGCGGGCGTCAACAACGCGAGCTGGCTCGCGGCGTTTCGCGCGCAGGCGCCGCTCGCCGCGCTGGTGGTCGAAAGCGACGCGTATACGACGGTTGTCGGCGCGCACGGCGGCGCGCCGGGGCTGATCGTCGCGCTCGGCACCGGCAGCATCGCGGCGGCGCTCGATCCGGCCGGCGCGTGCCGGATCGCGGGCGGCTTCGGCTTTCCGTCGGGTGACGAGGCGAGCGGCGCGTGGCTCGGCCTGCGCGCGCTCGCATATGTGCAGCAGGCGCTCGACGGCCGCGTGCCGCGCGACGCGCTGGCTGACGCGCTCCTTGCCGAGATCGGCGCAGCGGATCGCGACACGCTCGTCGAGTGGTCGTGCGACGCGAACCAGACGGCCTACGCGCGCCTGGCGCCGATCGTCTTCGCGCATCGCGCGCATCCGTACGCGGCGGCGCTGATCGCGCAGGCGGGCGGCGAGATCGGCAAGATGATCGACGCGCTCGATCCGCAGCGCGCGTTGCCGGTCGCGCTGTGCGGCGGGCTCGCCGACGCGCTCGCGCCCGCGGTGCCGGCGCGCCACGCCGGGCGGCTGCGCGCGCCGCTCGAGGATTCCGCGCACGGCGCGCTGAGGCTCGCGCTGGCGGCGGCACAGGGCGGCTGA
- a CDS encoding Cof-type HAD-IIB family hydrolase: protein MYKVIATDLDGTLLNSDHQLDPYTIETVRRLDRDGLQFIIATGRHYADVAGIRDLLGIRPYLITSNGARVHAPDDTTIHAQDIDPAIVRRAVQPDVVGAHGRVIVNLFADHGWLIDRDAPHLLDFHQDSGFRYDVIDMAAHAGADIAKVLYIGEPADLAVVSERLQAQFGDALYVTYSLPDCLEVMAANVSKGRALRAVLGRIGVEPGHCIAFGDNMNDIDLLETAGHAFMMNNANPDLVARLPHIPRIGNNFDAGVARHLRALFALEDGVAAR from the coding sequence ATGTACAAAGTCATCGCCACCGATCTCGACGGCACCCTGCTGAACAGCGATCACCAGCTCGACCCGTACACGATCGAGACCGTGCGCCGTCTCGACCGCGACGGCCTGCAGTTCATCATCGCGACGGGGCGCCACTATGCGGACGTCGCGGGCATCCGCGACCTGCTCGGCATCCGGCCGTACCTGATCACGTCGAACGGCGCGCGCGTGCATGCGCCCGACGACACGACGATCCACGCGCAGGACATCGATCCGGCGATCGTGCGCCGTGCCGTGCAGCCCGACGTCGTCGGCGCGCATGGCCGCGTGATCGTCAACCTGTTCGCCGATCACGGCTGGCTGATCGACCGCGATGCGCCGCACCTGCTCGATTTCCATCAGGATTCGGGCTTCCGCTACGACGTGATCGACATGGCGGCGCATGCGGGCGCCGACATCGCGAAGGTGCTGTACATCGGCGAGCCGGCGGACCTGGCGGTCGTCTCCGAACGGTTGCAGGCGCAATTTGGCGACGCGCTGTACGTGACGTACTCGCTGCCCGACTGTCTCGAAGTGATGGCGGCGAACGTGTCGAAGGGCCGCGCGCTGCGCGCGGTGCTCGGGCGGATCGGCGTCGAGCCGGGCCACTGCATCGCGTTCGGCGACAACATGAACGACATCGACCTGCTCGAAACCGCGGGCCACGCGTTCATGATGAACAACGCGAACCCGGACCTCGTTGCGCGCCTGCCGCACATCCCGCGGATCGGCAACAACTTCGACGCGGGCGTCGCGCGCCATCTGCGCGCACTGTTCGCGCTCGAGGACGGCGTCGCGGCGCGCTGA
- the aqpZ gene encoding aquaporin Z: protein MNLSQRLAAEVFGTFWLVLGGCGSAVLAAAFPGLGIGFAGVALAFGLTVLTMAFAIGHVSGCHLNPAVSVGLTVAGRFPARDLVPYIVAQVIGATIGAFVLYLIATGKPGFDVVGSGFATNGFGERSPGHYSLSAAFICEVVMTGFFLFVILGATDKRAPAGFAPIAIGLCLTLIHLISIPVTNTSVNPARSTGPALFVGGEAIGQLWLFWVAPLIGAALAGVIYPLVAGRDDAPGLLPSASARTSE from the coding sequence ATGAACCTTTCTCAGCGGCTCGCGGCAGAGGTATTCGGCACCTTCTGGCTGGTGCTCGGCGGGTGCGGCAGCGCCGTGCTGGCAGCGGCCTTTCCGGGGCTCGGCATCGGTTTTGCCGGCGTCGCGCTGGCCTTCGGCCTCACCGTGCTGACGATGGCGTTCGCGATCGGACATGTTTCGGGGTGCCATCTGAATCCTGCGGTGAGCGTGGGCCTGACGGTCGCCGGCCGCTTCCCGGCGCGCGACCTCGTGCCGTACATCGTTGCGCAGGTGATCGGCGCGACGATCGGCGCGTTCGTGCTGTACCTGATCGCGACCGGCAAGCCCGGCTTCGACGTTGTCGGCAGCGGCTTCGCGACGAACGGCTTCGGCGAACGCTCGCCCGGCCACTACTCGCTCAGCGCGGCATTCATCTGCGAAGTCGTGATGACCGGCTTCTTCCTGTTCGTGATTCTCGGCGCGACCGACAAGCGCGCGCCGGCCGGCTTCGCGCCGATCGCGATCGGCCTGTGCCTGACGCTGATCCACCTGATTTCGATTCCGGTCACCAACACGTCGGTGAACCCGGCCCGCTCGACCGGCCCGGCGCTGTTCGTCGGCGGCGAGGCGATCGGGCAGCTCTGGCTGTTCTGGGTCGCGCCGCTGATCGGCGCGGCGCTCGCCGGGGTCATCTATCCGCTGGTCGCGGGGCGTGACGACGCCCCCGGCCTGCTGCCGTCGGCATCCGCTCGCACAAGCGAATAA